A single region of the Streptomyces sp. NBC_01803 genome encodes:
- a CDS encoding DUF7848 domain-containing protein, whose product MTRATYRFREYTIGPDTGADAEAVTHTMQCRVCEETGPTATDAGDGTAWAARHVKGNPGHLAYREHVTRPYRFTAGEWQ is encoded by the coding sequence GTGACCCGCGCGACGTACCGGTTCCGTGAGTACACCATCGGCCCGGACACCGGCGCGGACGCGGAAGCGGTCACCCACACGATGCAGTGCCGGGTGTGCGAGGAGACCGGGCCGACCGCCACGGACGCCGGGGACGGTACGGCGTGGGCGGCCCGGCACGTGAAGGGGAACCCCGGGCATCTGGCCTACCGGGAGCACGTCACCCGCCCCTACCGCTTCACGGCCGGGGAGTGGCAGTGA
- a CDS encoding class I SAM-dependent methyltransferase has product MTDWQAWQESWDRQQEWHLPDREERFRVMLDTVEAQVGDQPRVLDLACGTGSISARLLRRFPGAVSTGVDLDPALLTIARGTFEGESRVEFVTADLTDPEWTARLPYDSYDAVLTATALHWLTADQLRTLYRQLADVVRPGGVVMNADHMPGDSTPRVHAAERAFTEARQAREKAVGVLDWKEWWRVVSTAPELAEQARQRFEIYGDHADGEILPVTWHLDTLRAAGFDEVTVAWASVTDALVLALR; this is encoded by the coding sequence ATGACCGACTGGCAGGCATGGCAGGAGAGTTGGGACCGGCAGCAGGAGTGGCACCTGCCGGACCGCGAGGAGCGGTTCCGCGTCATGCTGGACACGGTCGAGGCGCAGGTCGGCGACCAGCCGCGCGTGCTGGACCTGGCCTGCGGCACCGGCAGCATCAGCGCCCGGCTGCTGCGGCGGTTCCCCGGCGCGGTCAGCACCGGTGTGGACCTCGACCCGGCGCTGCTGACGATCGCGCGCGGCACGTTCGAGGGCGAGAGCCGGGTGGAGTTCGTGACGGCCGACCTGACGGACCCGGAGTGGACGGCCCGGCTGCCGTACGACTCGTACGACGCGGTGCTCACGGCCACGGCGCTGCACTGGCTCACCGCGGACCAGCTCCGCACGCTCTACCGGCAGCTCGCGGACGTCGTGCGGCCCGGCGGCGTGGTGATGAACGCCGACCACATGCCGGGCGACTCCACGCCCCGCGTCCACGCCGCCGAGCGCGCCTTCACCGAGGCGCGGCAGGCGCGGGAGAAGGCGGTGGGCGTCCTGGACTGGAAGGAGTGGTGGCGCGTGGTCTCGACGGCCCCCGAGCTGGCGGAGCAGGCGCGGCAGCGGTTCGAGATCTACGGCGATCACGCGGACGGGGAGATCCTCCCGGTCACCTGGCATCTGGACACGCTGCGCGCGGCGGGCTTCGACGAGGTCACGGTGGCCTGGGCCTCCGTGACCGACGCCCTGGTGCTGGCGCTGCGCTGA
- a CDS encoding amino acid ABC transporter ATP-binding protein: MSGQPMVKAERVHKSFGLIPVLKGIDLEVRTGEVFCVVGPSGSGKSTFLRCINHLEKINAGRLYVDGQLVGYRQKGNKLYEMKEREVAAQRRDIGMVFQRFNLFPHMTAAQNVMEAPMQVKGLRRAEARQRAEQLLDRVGLADRMENYPSQLSGGQQQRVAIARALAMDPKLMLFDEPTSALDPELVGEVLDVMRGLAEEGMTMIVVTHEMGFAREVGDSLVFMDEGVVVESGRPRDVLSNPRHERTQAFLSKVL, translated from the coding sequence ATGAGCGGTCAGCCGATGGTGAAGGCCGAGCGCGTCCACAAGTCGTTCGGCCTGATCCCGGTACTCAAGGGCATCGACCTGGAGGTGCGGACCGGCGAGGTGTTCTGCGTCGTCGGCCCCTCCGGGTCGGGCAAGTCCACCTTCCTGCGCTGCATCAACCACCTGGAGAAGATCAACGCGGGCCGCCTGTACGTCGACGGGCAGCTCGTCGGCTACCGGCAGAAGGGCAACAAGCTCTACGAGATGAAGGAGCGCGAGGTCGCCGCCCAGCGCCGCGACATCGGCATGGTCTTCCAGCGCTTCAACCTCTTCCCGCACATGACCGCCGCGCAGAACGTCATGGAAGCGCCCATGCAGGTCAAGGGACTTCGCCGGGCGGAAGCGCGGCAGCGGGCCGAACAGCTCCTGGACCGGGTCGGGCTGGCCGACCGCATGGAGAACTATCCCTCCCAGCTCTCCGGCGGTCAGCAGCAGCGTGTCGCGATCGCACGGGCGTTGGCCATGGACCCCAAGCTGATGCTCTTCGACGAGCCGACCTCGGCGCTCGACCCCGAGCTGGTCGGTGAAGTCCTCGACGTGATGCGGGGGTTGGCCGAGGAGGGGATGACCATGATCGTGGTCACGCACGAGATGGGCTTCGCGCGCGAGGTCGGGGACTCACTGGTCTTCATGGACGAGGGCGTGGTCGTGGAGTCGGGCCGCCCCCGGGACGTGCTGAGCAACCCGCGCCACGAGCGCACCCAGGCGTTTCTCTCCAAGGTCCTCTAG
- a CDS encoding DoxX family protein: MAPLVALVAGFLAARLAGLLGFEALDAWQPSLRVGLALMFLFATAAHFHPKLRPEMIGMVPPRMPRPDVLVTITGVLEAAGAIGLLIPATTRAAAVCLILLLLGMFPANISAARRHVAQGDPIGPRSALQALFVILLALTLV, encoded by the coding sequence ATGGCGCCCCTCGTCGCTCTCGTCGCCGGCTTCCTGGCGGCCCGGCTGGCCGGACTGCTCGGCTTCGAGGCGCTGGACGCCTGGCAGCCGTCGCTCCGGGTCGGCCTGGCGCTGATGTTCCTGTTCGCCACGGCCGCCCACTTTCATCCCAAGCTCCGCCCCGAGATGATCGGCATGGTCCCGCCGCGGATGCCCCGCCCGGACGTGCTGGTCACGATCACCGGAGTCCTGGAGGCGGCCGGCGCGATCGGCCTCCTGATCCCCGCCACGACCCGGGCGGCGGCGGTCTGCCTGATCCTCCTGCTGCTCGGGATGTTCCCCGCCAACATCTCGGCGGCCCGCCGCCACGTGGCCCAGGGCGACCCCATCGGCCCTCGCTCGGCGTTGCAGGCCCTCTTCGTCATCCTGCTGGCGCTCACGCTCGTGTGA
- a CDS encoding recombinase family protein, whose protein sequence is MSRSALVESATETALNAGTVTGRPLRAVIYARVSSDPREQLRSVSQQIEECKAECARRGWIIAEIVPENDRSASRYATKDRPKYRLLIEKLRSGTVDVLVTWESSRAQRDLEAYVKLRNVAEESGVQWCYKGRLYDLSRTDDRFTTGLDALLDEREVSVTRDRILRDKRAHAVKGGPHGRLLFGYRREYDPDTGDLLRQVPDEKRARIVREAVRRVASGEALRTIAYDFNQRGILTAAGKLWTPSKISRMVTNPGYVGKRVHQGKVIGDAAWPSLFKDKTAYYACAQRLRAPGRAYHRDGRVRHLLTGIGMCGVCGGTLAFINSENRASYACRGTDTSPTAKCVVMRGTRLDEYVSALVTERLARPDAAELLADQQQAEEAQEAMTEAAEKRARLDEFYDAAANGEVTAAAVARIEARLLPEIEAAERRAASVRVAPVLRDVVRPDIADVWPTLAIGQRREVIRTLMDITLLPHQPGSRNDPSLRVVIDWRNDL, encoded by the coding sequence ATGAGCCGTTCGGCGTTGGTGGAGAGCGCGACGGAAACGGCGCTGAACGCGGGTACGGTCACCGGCCGTCCGCTGCGCGCGGTGATCTACGCGAGGGTTTCGAGCGACCCGAGAGAGCAATTGCGTTCGGTCTCTCAGCAGATCGAGGAATGCAAGGCCGAGTGCGCGCGGCGCGGCTGGATAATCGCTGAAATCGTGCCGGAGAACGACCGTTCGGCATCGCGCTACGCCACGAAGGACCGGCCGAAATACCGGCTGCTGATCGAAAAGCTCCGGTCGGGCACGGTGGACGTTCTGGTCACGTGGGAGTCTTCCCGCGCACAGCGCGACCTAGAGGCGTATGTCAAGCTGCGCAACGTCGCTGAGGAGAGCGGCGTTCAGTGGTGCTACAAGGGTCGGCTTTACGACCTGTCGCGTACTGACGACCGGTTCACGACCGGGCTTGACGCGCTGCTCGATGAGCGGGAGGTCAGTGTTACCCGGGACCGCATCCTGCGTGATAAGCGGGCCCACGCTGTGAAGGGGGGTCCGCACGGGCGGCTGTTGTTCGGGTACCGGCGCGAGTACGACCCGGACACGGGCGATCTACTGCGGCAGGTGCCCGACGAGAAGCGTGCGCGTATCGTGCGGGAAGCCGTCAGGCGCGTTGCTTCGGGTGAGGCGCTGCGGACCATCGCCTACGACTTCAACCAGCGGGGAATACTCACGGCTGCGGGCAAACTGTGGACGCCATCCAAGATCAGCCGGATGGTGACGAATCCCGGTTACGTCGGCAAGCGGGTACACCAGGGAAAGGTGATCGGGGATGCCGCTTGGCCATCGTTGTTCAAGGACAAGACGGCCTACTACGCCTGTGCACAGCGGCTCAGGGCACCGGGGCGGGCCTATCACCGTGACGGCAGGGTGCGCCATCTGCTCACCGGGATCGGGATGTGTGGAGTGTGCGGCGGAACGCTGGCGTTCATCAACTCGGAGAACCGCGCGAGTTACGCATGTCGCGGTACGGACACCAGCCCGACGGCAAAATGCGTCGTCATGCGCGGTACGCGCCTTGACGAATACGTGTCGGCCCTTGTCACCGAGCGGCTTGCCCGCCCGGACGCTGCCGAATTGCTGGCTGACCAGCAACAGGCCGAGGAAGCACAGGAAGCGATGACGGAAGCGGCGGAGAAACGGGCCCGCCTTGACGAGTTCTACGATGCCGCCGCGAACGGCGAGGTAACGGCCGCCGCTGTGGCCCGGATCGAGGCGCGACTGTTGCCGGAGATCGAAGCGGCGGAACGCCGGGCCGCGAGTGTGCGCGTGGCCCCAGTCCTGCGCGATGTGGTCCGCCCGGACATCGCCGACGTGTGGCCCACGCTGGCCATCGGGCAACGGCGGGAAGTAATCCGCACGTTGATGGACATCACGCTGCTCCCGCACCAACCGGGAAGCCGCAATGACCCGTCCCTGCGCGTCGTGATCGACTGGAGAAACGACCTGTAG
- a CDS encoding amino acid ABC transporter permease produces MPDVNKSNEPGEPNEPNEPGTPARPGRFPRARRPGGLGKTAGGTADSRDLIKAVPVRHYGRWFSAVVVVGLLTLLVVAFAGADIDWGVVGEYLDDDTIIDGARRTLWITLLSMLVGVGLGVTLAVMRLSKNPVLSSVAFGYIWFFRGTPVLVQLVLWFNLSYIFDTLNLGFYKDEMNDVMTPFVAALLGLGLNEAAYMAEIARAGILSVDQGQTEAAHALGMNGAKTTRRIILPQAMRVIIPPTGNEFINMLKTSSLAYVIYYEELFRAADTISSRNLAVMELLMVATVWYLILTTIFSVGQYYLERYYAKGSSRQLPPTPWQRVRAQLTSFRPKNKVGGVTV; encoded by the coding sequence GTGCCTGACGTCAACAAGTCGAATGAGCCGGGGGAGCCGAACGAGCCGAACGAGCCGGGCACGCCCGCCCGGCCGGGCCGGTTCCCGAGGGCCAGGAGGCCCGGCGGGCTCGGCAAGACCGCGGGGGGGACGGCCGATTCGCGGGACCTGATCAAGGCCGTCCCGGTGCGCCACTACGGCCGCTGGTTCAGCGCCGTCGTCGTGGTCGGGCTGCTGACCCTGCTGGTCGTGGCGTTCGCGGGCGCCGACATCGACTGGGGCGTGGTCGGGGAGTATCTGGACGACGACACGATCATCGACGGCGCGCGCCGGACGCTGTGGATCACGCTGCTGTCGATGCTGGTCGGCGTCGGGCTCGGCGTGACGCTCGCCGTGATGCGGCTGTCGAAGAACCCGGTGCTCTCCAGCGTGGCCTTCGGCTACATCTGGTTCTTCCGGGGCACTCCCGTGCTGGTGCAGCTCGTCCTGTGGTTCAACCTGTCGTACATCTTCGACACCCTGAACCTGGGCTTCTACAAGGACGAGATGAACGACGTCATGACGCCGTTCGTCGCCGCCCTCCTCGGGCTCGGCCTCAACGAGGCCGCCTACATGGCGGAGATCGCCCGCGCGGGCATCCTCTCCGTGGACCAGGGGCAGACCGAGGCGGCCCACGCGCTGGGCATGAACGGTGCCAAGACCACGCGCCGGATCATCCTGCCGCAGGCGATGCGGGTGATCATTCCGCCGACGGGCAACGAGTTCATCAACATGCTCAAGACCTCGTCGCTGGCGTATGTCATCTACTACGAGGAGCTGTTCCGGGCCGCCGACACCATCAGCTCCCGGAATCTCGCGGTGATGGAGCTGCTGATGGTGGCGACCGTGTGGTATCTGATCCTGACCACGATCTTCAGCGTCGGGCAGTACTACCTGGAGCGTTACTACGCCAAGGGGTCGAGCCGCCAGCTCCCGCCCACGCCGTGGCAGCGGGTCCGGGCGCAGCTCACGTCGTTCCGCCCGAAGAACAAGGTGGGAGGCGTCACCGTATGA
- the sodX gene encoding nickel-type superoxide dismutase maturation protease produces the protein MRLGLAEVYNPSMQPTLRPGDQLVLSYGARVRPGHVVVLRHPFQHDLLIVKRVVERRAGGWWVVGDNPEVTNDSREFGVVPDGLVVARAMVRLRSPRSGQVLGWLPSAVRPLTARSRRLRAR, from the coding sequence ATGAGGCTGGGGCTCGCCGAGGTCTACAACCCTTCGATGCAGCCCACGCTGCGGCCCGGGGATCAGCTCGTGCTGAGCTACGGGGCCCGTGTGCGACCGGGGCACGTGGTCGTGCTGCGGCATCCGTTCCAGCACGATCTGCTGATCGTCAAACGTGTGGTCGAACGCCGCGCCGGTGGCTGGTGGGTCGTCGGGGACAACCCCGAGGTGACGAACGACAGCCGCGAGTTCGGCGTCGTGCCGGACGGGCTCGTCGTGGCGCGGGCCATGGTGCGGCTGCGGTCGCCGCGGAGCGGTCAGGTGCTGGGCTGGCTGCCCTCCGCCGTCCGTCCGCTCACCGCGCGCTCGCGGCGCTTGCGGGCGCGGTAG
- the sodN gene encoding superoxide dismutase, Ni, whose amino-acid sequence MLSRLFAPKVKVSAHCDLPCGVYDPAQARIEAESVKAIQEKYLANDDPHYRARATTIKEQRAELAKHHVSVLWSDYFKPPHFEKYPELHQLVNDTLKALSAAKASTDPATGQQALDYIAQIDKIFWETKKA is encoded by the coding sequence ATGCTCTCCCGCCTGTTTGCCCCCAAGGTGAAGGTCAGCGCCCACTGCGACCTCCCCTGCGGTGTCTACGACCCCGCTCAGGCCCGGATCGAGGCGGAATCCGTCAAGGCCATCCAGGAGAAGTACCTGGCCAATGACGACCCGCACTACCGCGCCCGCGCCACGACCATCAAGGAGCAGCGGGCCGAGCTGGCCAAGCACCACGTCTCCGTGCTGTGGAGCGACTACTTCAAGCCCCCGCACTTCGAGAAGTACCCCGAGCTCCACCAGCTCGTGAACGACACCCTCAAGGCCCTCAGCGCCGCCAAGGCCAGCACCGACCCGGCCACCGGCCAGCAGGCGCTGGACTACATCGCCCAGATCGACAAGATCTTCTGGGAGACCAAGAAGGCGTGA
- a CDS encoding DUF7848 domain-containing protein, translating to MGGPAREGEPRASGLPGARHPPLPLHGRGVAVTHTVIRGAEWTLTAERAEGAPAGRYAAECMTCGEASPWADNDPKPVGMWALDHTHRHGLTHSQFLSTAQRHWRVDPVRSGHGPSARPGDRPPRAHARPPARRLRRLTTRAGRLAGALVLTVSARCLPSLGARRTPGGARAD from the coding sequence GTGGGCGGCCCGGCACGTGAAGGGGAACCCCGGGCATCTGGCCTACCGGGAGCACGTCACCCGCCCCTACCGCTTCACGGCCGGGGAGTGGCAGTGACGCACACGGTCATCAGGGGCGCCGAATGGACGCTCACCGCAGAACGGGCCGAGGGTGCCCCGGCCGGGAGGTACGCGGCGGAGTGCATGACGTGCGGCGAGGCGTCGCCATGGGCGGACAACGACCCCAAGCCGGTGGGCATGTGGGCCCTGGACCACACCCACCGGCACGGGCTGACGCATAGTCAGTTCCTCAGTACGGCACAACGGCACTGGCGCGTAGATCCCGTGCGCTCCGGTCATGGCCCCAGCGCCCGCCCCGGTGACCGGCCCCCGAGGGCGCACGCACGGCCACCGGCCCGCAGACTCCGGCGCCTGACGACGCGCGCAGGGCGGTTAGCGGGCGCGCTGGTTCTGACCGTGTCCGCAAGGTGCCTGCCGAGTCTGGGGGCCCGCCGGACACCGGGAGGAGCGCGGGCCGACTGA
- a CDS encoding ABC transporter substrate-binding protein gives MTPSSTRRSRRLAAIGAFVAAGSLLLGACGDQTDDEGNGDTGGGDTPEESVGSEAPLFDLLPADIQEASEINVGSDIAYAPIEFIDEDDQITGIDPDIAAALGEVLGVDFTFENGTFDGLILGMNNGRHDVIMSAMTDTKERQEGASEDAEGGADFVNYFQAGSAILVAAGNPEGIESLADLCGMTVAAQQGTANADLVEAQQEECDDPIDPLISEVDTDSITALQTGRAAAVITDYPVALYNELTAGDGDLFEVVGDQIDAAPYGIAVSKENTELRDALQAAVQEIIDNGTYAEILADWSAEAGAIEEATINAGE, from the coding sequence ATGACTCCCAGTTCCACCCGTCGCTCCCGACGCCTCGCCGCGATCGGGGCGTTCGTCGCCGCCGGCTCGCTGCTGCTGGGCGCGTGCGGCGACCAGACCGACGACGAGGGCAATGGGGACACCGGCGGCGGGGACACCCCCGAGGAGTCGGTCGGCTCGGAAGCCCCGCTCTTCGACCTGCTGCCCGCGGACATCCAGGAGGCCAGCGAGATCAACGTCGGCTCGGACATCGCCTACGCGCCGATCGAGTTCATCGACGAGGATGACCAGATTACGGGCATTGATCCCGATATCGCCGCCGCGCTGGGTGAAGTCCTGGGAGTGGACTTCACCTTCGAGAACGGCACGTTCGACGGCCTGATCCTGGGCATGAACAACGGCCGCCACGACGTCATCATGTCGGCGATGACCGACACGAAGGAGCGCCAGGAAGGCGCCAGCGAGGACGCCGAGGGCGGTGCCGACTTCGTCAACTACTTCCAGGCCGGCTCCGCCATCCTGGTCGCGGCGGGGAACCCCGAGGGCATCGAGTCCCTGGCCGACCTGTGCGGCATGACCGTCGCCGCCCAGCAGGGCACCGCCAACGCCGACCTGGTCGAGGCCCAGCAGGAGGAGTGCGACGACCCGATCGATCCCCTCATCAGCGAGGTGGACACCGACTCGATCACCGCGCTCCAGACCGGCCGCGCCGCCGCCGTCATCACCGACTACCCCGTCGCGCTCTACAACGAGCTGACCGCGGGCGACGGTGACCTGTTCGAGGTCGTCGGCGACCAGATCGACGCCGCGCCGTACGGCATCGCGGTCTCGAAGGAGAACACCGAGCTGCGCGACGCCCTCCAGGCGGCGGTGCAGGAGATCATCGACAACGGCACCTACGCCGAGATCCTGGCGGACTGGAGTGCCGAGGCCGGGGCCATCGAAGAGGCGACCATCAACGCGGGCGAGTGA
- a CDS encoding phage terminase small subunit, with product MTRPHSRAHRGQSSRAPLVELPAAGCTLPVPGMPPGREWTDADRARWDELWRSPQAVMWDDTARGTVAVLIVYEAAILAGTASAWQAQEARYAGEALGLTPRAMAALGWQITDTTGGPQ from the coding sequence GTGACCAGACCGCACAGCCGCGCGCACCGGGGCCAGAGCAGCCGCGCCCCGTTGGTCGAGCTGCCCGCCGCAGGATGCACGCTCCCCGTGCCCGGCATGCCGCCGGGCCGGGAGTGGACGGATGCCGACCGCGCCCGCTGGGATGAACTGTGGCGCTCCCCGCAGGCCGTCATGTGGGACGACACGGCGCGCGGCACGGTCGCTGTGCTCATCGTGTACGAAGCCGCCATCCTCGCCGGAACCGCGTCCGCATGGCAGGCCCAGGAAGCCCGCTACGCCGGAGAAGCACTCGGACTCACCCCCCGCGCCATGGCCGCACTCGGATGGCAGATCACCGACACCACCGGCGGCCCCCAGTGA
- a CDS encoding NAD(P)-dependent malic enzyme produces MASEIVNPRNDLPDTGVDPAFALHRGGKMAIRMTVPLRDADDLSLAYTPGVARVCSAIAEQPELVHDYTWKSQVVAVVTDGSAVLGLGDIGPEASLPVMEGKAVLFKHFGGVDAVPVALDCRDPDELVETIARMAPSFGGINLEDISAPRCFEIERKLQERVSIPVFHDDQHGTAVVTLAALRNAARLTGRSMDSLRVVISGAGAAGVAIAKILLGAGVGDVVVCDRKGVVSADREDLTDVKRELAALTNRAGLTGSLASALDGADVFVGVSGGTVPEPAVAKMASGAFIFAMANPDPEIHPVVAARYASVVATGRSDYPNQINNVLAFPGIFSGALAVRASRITEGMKLAAAEALAAVVADELSPSRVIPSPFDERVAPTVAAAVAEAARAEGVARV; encoded by the coding sequence GTGGCTTCCGAGATTGTCAATCCCCGAAATGATCTCCCGGATACCGGGGTCGATCCGGCGTTCGCGTTGCACCGCGGCGGCAAGATGGCCATCCGCATGACGGTGCCGCTGCGTGACGCGGACGACCTCTCCCTGGCGTACACGCCCGGGGTCGCCCGAGTGTGCAGCGCGATCGCGGAGCAGCCGGAGCTGGTCCATGACTACACCTGGAAGTCGCAGGTCGTCGCCGTCGTCACGGACGGCAGCGCGGTGCTCGGCCTCGGGGACATCGGTCCCGAGGCGTCCCTGCCGGTCATGGAGGGCAAGGCCGTCCTCTTCAAGCACTTCGGCGGTGTCGACGCCGTCCCGGTCGCGCTCGACTGCCGCGACCCCGACGAGCTGGTCGAGACGATCGCGCGGATGGCGCCCTCGTTCGGTGGCATCAATCTGGAGGACATCTCCGCCCCGCGCTGCTTCGAGATCGAGCGCAAGCTCCAGGAGCGCGTGAGCATCCCGGTGTTCCACGACGACCAGCACGGCACCGCCGTGGTCACCCTGGCCGCCCTGCGCAACGCCGCCCGGCTGACCGGTCGTTCGATGGACTCGCTGCGGGTGGTGATCTCGGGCGCGGGGGCGGCCGGTGTCGCCATCGCCAAGATCCTGCTGGGGGCGGGCGTCGGCGACGTGGTGGTCTGCGACCGCAAGGGCGTCGTCTCCGCCGACCGTGAGGACCTCACGGACGTCAAGCGGGAGCTGGCCGCCCTCACCAACCGGGCCGGGTTGACCGGCTCGCTCGCCTCGGCCCTCGACGGCGCGGACGTCTTCGTCGGCGTCAGCGGCGGAACGGTCCCCGAGCCGGCGGTCGCGAAGATGGCGTCGGGGGCGTTCATCTTCGCCATGGCCAACCCGGACCCGGAGATCCACCCGGTCGTCGCCGCCCGTTACGCCTCGGTCGTCGCCACCGGGCGCAGCGACTACCCGAACCAGATCAACAACGTGCTGGCGTTCCCGGGCATCTTCTCCGGCGCCCTCGCGGTCCGCGCCTCCCGGATCACGGAAGGCATGAAGCTGGCCGCCGCCGAGGCCCTCGCGGCGGTGGTCGCGGACGAGCTGTCCCCGTCCCGGGTGATCCCGTCCCCGTTCGACGAGCGCGTCGCCCCGACGGTGGCGGCGGCGGTGGCGGAAGCGGCCCGCGCGGAGGGCGTGGCCCGCGTCTGA
- a CDS encoding helix-turn-helix transcriptional regulator yields MTSVTGANIRRLREDRGWSQARLARETCRAAGIPDDAPSFGRQAISRYETGKRTPREWLPFIAQALDVTVNDLKAHQGSIPLPVPLPDQDDARGDDYAHAIRRMSRRLVVLDNEMNGLPIADMAARAFKAVHRRLGEGAYEPRYERDIRAAAAELAEVAGWALFDAEKHDTARRFNQEALLLARLSGDRAIELLILQNIGMQSGWLGRPREEIAIARSILEQGGLPPRVEAIFRTREARGLSASGQESESANAFDHARSLLGDGEKIGDPFWAWWITAEEIDGHQACEFEKVGDWAKAIPLLQQNLSCQERQQVGYRGIYSARLLASFLGVRAWREAEELAESIIPTVSEIASIRTLNVLAEAARKGEAAIDAPPNLRAALHGVGEAINEDPYTL; encoded by the coding sequence ATGACCAGCGTCACCGGGGCCAACATCCGCCGTCTGCGCGAAGATCGGGGCTGGAGCCAGGCACGCCTAGCCCGCGAGACATGCCGCGCGGCAGGCATCCCTGACGACGCGCCATCGTTCGGGCGGCAAGCGATCAGCCGATACGAGACGGGCAAGCGCACCCCCCGCGAATGGCTGCCGTTCATCGCTCAGGCGTTGGACGTCACCGTGAACGACCTCAAGGCGCATCAGGGAAGCATTCCGCTACCCGTTCCGCTTCCTGATCAGGATGACGCGAGAGGCGATGACTACGCGCACGCCATCCGTCGAATGTCGAGACGACTCGTTGTCCTCGACAATGAGATGAACGGCCTTCCGATCGCGGACATGGCTGCACGGGCTTTCAAAGCCGTACATCGCCGACTTGGCGAAGGCGCCTACGAACCACGCTATGAGCGGGACATTCGCGCCGCCGCAGCAGAATTGGCGGAAGTCGCAGGCTGGGCACTATTCGACGCAGAGAAGCATGATACGGCCCGCAGATTCAATCAAGAGGCACTGCTGTTGGCGAGGCTATCGGGTGACCGGGCTATCGAGCTGCTAATTTTGCAGAACATCGGAATGCAATCCGGATGGCTGGGCCGTCCACGAGAAGAAATAGCAATTGCGCGTTCCATCCTCGAACAAGGCGGCTTGCCGCCACGTGTTGAAGCAATATTTAGAACTCGTGAGGCTAGAGGTCTATCTGCTTCTGGGCAGGAATCGGAAAGCGCAAACGCATTTGACCATGCCCGCTCGCTCCTTGGGGATGGCGAAAAGATCGGTGACCCATTCTGGGCTTGGTGGATCACGGCAGAGGAAATCGATGGCCATCAAGCCTGTGAATTTGAGAAGGTGGGCGACTGGGCAAAGGCGATTCCGCTACTGCAACAGAATTTGAGCTGCCAGGAACGTCAACAGGTTGGTTATCGTGGTATCTACTCGGCTAGGCTTCTGGCCTCATTCCTCGGAGTTCGAGCATGGAGGGAAGCCGAGGAACTCGCGGAATCCATCATCCCTACCGTTTCCGAAATCGCTTCAATTCGCACATTGAACGTGCTGGCCGAAGCGGCGCGAAAAGGTGAGGCGGCAATCGACGCGCCCCCCAACCTTCGCGCCGCCCTCCATGGCGTCGGGGAAGCGATAAACGAAGATCCATACACTCTTTGA
- a CDS encoding CGNR zinc finger domain-containing protein, translating into MELTYYSDFAVRLVNTEEPLRGTDSLTSVDAVRALFGEAQHAARRAGEADVTRLRGVRARLRAVFTAAAEGDEVRAVDLLNALLLEYPASPQISGHDHLDEDGHPRWHLHLAEHPSSATAGYTAIACMGLAFQLTDLGVDRLGVCEATPCRNAYIDTSTNRSKRYCSDRCATRANVAAYRARKRRERAVSGRTAEGSQPST; encoded by the coding sequence GTGGAACTGACCTATTACTCGGACTTCGCGGTCCGCCTGGTCAACACCGAGGAGCCGCTGCGCGGCACAGACTCCCTCACCTCGGTCGACGCCGTGCGCGCGCTGTTCGGTGAGGCCCAGCACGCCGCCCGCCGGGCGGGCGAGGCAGACGTGACCAGGCTGCGCGGGGTGCGGGCCCGGCTGCGCGCCGTCTTCACGGCCGCCGCCGAGGGCGACGAGGTCCGGGCGGTCGACCTGCTCAACGCGCTGCTGCTCGAATACCCGGCGAGCCCCCAGATCTCCGGCCACGACCACCTGGACGAGGACGGCCACCCCCGCTGGCACCTGCACCTGGCCGAACACCCCTCCAGCGCGACCGCCGGCTACACCGCGATCGCCTGCATGGGGCTGGCGTTCCAGCTCACCGACCTGGGCGTGGACCGTCTCGGCGTCTGCGAGGCCACACCATGCCGGAACGCCTACATCGACACGTCAACGAATCGGTCCAAGCGCTACTGCTCGGACCGCTGTGCGACGCGCGCGAACGTCGCCGCCTACCGCGCCCGCAAGCGCCGCGAGCGCGCGGTGAGCGGACGGACGGCGGAGGGCAGCCAGCCCAGCACCTGA